GCCATTGCCGGTTTTATCGACCATTCGGTGCCGAAAGGCGAGCAGGAAAAGGCCGCCAGCCTGCTGCTGCGCATGCTGGAGGGCGCCACATGGGATCTGTACCAGTTGTCCCGCCAGCAGCTCGGCGAGCCCGAGGCGGCGGCGAGTGCGGACGCCAGCCGCTTCATCCAGAGCTCGATCAACGCGATGTCCGACAGCTTTTTGTATGGATCGCCTGTCTATTTGCAGCTTGACTCATTCAAGCAGGTGCAAGCTTCGGTATTTCAGTTGACGCGCGCGCCGGGCAAAAAAGTCGTGTATCTTGGCAGCCTGCTCCTCGTGTTGGGCATCTTTTCGATGTTCTACGTCCGCGAACGGCGCCTCTGGTTCTGGCTCAAAGACACCGAGCACGGCACGAATGTCGTGATGGCGATGTCGAGCGCGCGCAAAACGCTCGACTTCGAGAAAGAGTTTGTCCAGACGCGCGACGCGGCAGGCGCCGCGCTGGGCGCCAAACTCGTTGAAGCACCCGACGCCGCCGGCGCCTCCGATAAATCCGGCAACGCCGGCGCGCCGTCCGCAAGCTCACAAGATTCGACCCGGTAAGATCATGGACTTGACTCAGGTATCCCAGGCTCCCTCCTCGCGGCCCCAAAAGGTGCTGGCAGGCGAGTCACTCAACATCGGCGAGTACGACGAGCGGCCGTTCCTGAAGCGGCTCGGCGTCTTCGACTGGCTGTTTGCCCTCGCGATGGTCGCGGGCGCCGGGTTCGCGCTGTCGCGCTATCACCCGTTCATGAATTACTACGACAAGCTGGTGCTCTGTTGCGCCGTGCCGGTTTTCGTGGTGCTCGGCTGGCGCTGGAAACCGGTGCGTCCGCTGATGGTGGGCATCGCGGCGCTGTCGCTGCTGGCCATCCAGATCTACCACGGCGATCTCAGCCGCGCGGATAACGCGTTCTTCCTCAAGTATTTCCTGTCGAGCCAGTCCGCGATTCTGTGGATGAGCGCGCTCTTCGTGTTCGCCACCGTGTTCTACTGGATCGGCCTGCTGTCGCGTTCGCCGACCGGCGCCGCGATCGGCTCGAAAATGACGTGGGCAGCGGTGCTGATGGGCTTCGTCGGCCTGATGGTGCGCTGGTACGAGTCGTACCTGATCGGCGCGGATGTCGGCCATATTCCTATCTCGAACCTGTACGAAGTGTTCGTGCTGTTCAGCCTTATCACCGCGCTCTTCTATCTGTACTACGAGCAGCACTACAACACCCGCGCGCTCGGCGCGTTCGTGCTGCTGGTGATCAGCGCGGCGGTTGGCTTTCTGATGTGGTACTCGGTCGCGCGCGACGCGCAGCAGATCCAGCCGCTGGTCCCGGCGCTGCAAAGCTGGTGGATGAAGATCCACGTGCCGGCCAACTTCATCGGCTACGGCAGCTTCGCGCTGTCGGCCATGGTGGGTGTGGCGTATCTGGCGAAAGAGCGCGGCGTGCTGGCCGATCGCCTGCCGGCGCTCGAAGTGCTCGACGACGTGATGTACAAGTCGATCGCCGTCGGCTTCGCGTTCTTCACGATCGCCACGATTCTCGGCGCGCTGTGGGCCGCTGAAGCCTGGGGCGGCTACTGGAGCTGGGATCCGAAGGAAACATGGGCGCTGATCGTATGGCTGAACTATGCGGCGTGGCTGCATATGCGCCTGATGAAGGGCCTGCGTGGTGCGGTCGCGGCATGGTGGGCGCTGACCGGCCTGCTGGTAACGACCTTCGCCTTCCTCGGCGTCAACATGTTCCTGTCAGGCCTGCATAGTTACGGCAAGCTGTAAGATCTGCCGCGCTGAACCGACTCAAGACCGCCGTGTGCTCCGCACCGGCGGTTTTTTTATGGTCAATGGAATATTGGCCGCATCCGGAGTGTTCACCCTCCTAGTACCTACAGATGGTGAACGGACGAGCGATCATCAATATGGCCCTTTAAGATGCACAGACTGATGGGCCGCCAAGGAGCAGCACGATGTGGATCAAGCGTAGCGACAGAATTCAACTCAGTGGCGACGACATTGCGCGCAGCGAAATCACGCCGCAACGTATTTTTCAGAACCGGCGGCGCGTGTTGCAGGCGGCCGGCGCGGTGGCGCTCGGCGGTCTGATCGGGGTGAACGGCGAGGCGCTGGCGGCGTACACGTCGCCGGACCCGAAGGCGCAAAAGCTGGCGGCGAAGACCAACGCCAGGTTCGTCGCGCTCGACAAGATCACGCCATACAAGGACATCACGACGTACAACAACTACTACGAGTTCGGCACCGACAAGGCCGATCCCGCGCACAACGCCGGGACGCTGCGGCCGCATCCGTGGAAGGTGAGCGTCGAGGGCGAGATCAAGAATCCGAAAGTGTACGACATCGACGAATTGCTCAAGCTCGCGCCGCTCGAGGAACGCGTGTACAGAATGCGCTGCGTCGAAGGATGGTCGATGGTGATTCCGTGGATCGGCGTGCCGCTCGCGGAACTGATCAAGCGCGTGCAGCCGACCGGCAACGCCAAATACGTGCAATTCATCACGCTGGCCGATCCGTCGCAAATGCCCGGACTGTCGACGCCCGTGCTCGATTGGCCGTACTCCGAAGGGCTGCGCATGGACGAAGCGATGAATCCGCTGACGTTGCTGACAATGGGTCTCTATGGTCAGGTGCTGCCCAATCAGAACGGCGCGCCGGTGCGCGTTGTGGTGCCGTGGAAATATGGCTTCAAGAGCGCGAAGTCGCTGGTGAAGATCCGCTTCCTCGACAAGCAGCCGCCGACCAGTTGGAACACGTACGCATCGAACGAATATGGGTTTTACTCGAACGTGAATCCGAACGTCGATCATCCGCGCTGGAGCCAGGCGACTGAGCGACGCATCGGCGAAGACGGTTTCTTCACGCCCAAGCGCAAGACGCTGATGTTCAACGGCTACGGCGATCAGGTCGCGTCGCTTTATCAGGGCATGGACCTGAAGAAGAATTTTTGAGCGGCGCGAACATGGCTTCCGATACGCAATCCGCTACACAGACCGAACGCAAGGTTCCGCGGACGCAGGCGTCTGCGTCGGCGACTGTGCCGAAGCGCTCCGCAGCCGGCGCGCGCTGGATCGTGCCGGTCAAGATTGTCGTGTTTATCGCGGCCTGGTATCCGCTCGCGCGCATCGTGTTGTTCGGCTTCACGGAGCGGCTCGGCGCAAATCCGATCGAGTTCATCACGCGCTCGACGGGTCTCTGGACGCTCGTCTTTCTCTGCATCACGCTGGCCGTGACGCCGTTGCGCCGACTTACCGGCGTCGCGGCATTCGTGCGTTTTCGCCGGATGCTCGGGCTTTATGCGTTCTTTTACGCGACGCTGCATTTCACCACTTACCTGTGGTTCGACAAATGGTTCGATGTCGCCGAGATCATCAAGGACATCGGCAAGCGGCCGTTCATCACGGTGGGCTTCGCGGCGTTCGTGCTGTTGATCGCATTGGCCGTGACGTCGCCACGCGCGATGGTGCGCAAGCTCGGGCGCCGCTGGCAGATGTTGCATCGGGCCATCTATGCGATCGGCGCGCTCGCGATCCTGCACTTCTGGTGGATGAAGGCAGGCAAACACGATCTGATCCTGCCGAAGATTTACGGCGCCATCATGGTGGCGTTGCTGGGTTGGCGTTTGATGGTATGGGTGCGTGACAGGATGTCGAAAACACGTTGACCGACGCCGCGAAGGTGTAGCTCGCGCACGGCGATCGCGTAAGCAGAAAAAGGCGATGCCGCATTGGCATCGCCTTTTTTTGATGTCGGCGCAAGTATTGAAGGTTACGCGGGCAAAATCGTTTCGCCCGCAAACAGTTGCTTCACCTCTTCGCGTGCGCGAACCACATGCACCTGTGTACCATCAACCATCACCTCCGCGGCGCGCGGACGTGTGTTGTAGTTGGAGCTCATCACAAAGCCATACGCGCCGGCTGAACGGATCGCCAGTAAATCACCCGGTTCGACTGCCAGCAGACGTTCGCGTCCGAGCCAGTCGCCGCTCTCGCAAACCGGACCGACCACGTCGTACACGTGAGCCGGCACGTCGCGCTTCACGACTGGATCGATTGCGTGATACGCCTCATACATGGCGGGGCGCGCGAGATCGGTCATGGCCGCGTCGACGATGGCGAAATTCTTTTCCGCACCCGGCTTCAGAAACTCGACGCGCGTGAGCAGCACGCCCGCATTGCCGACCAGCGAACGGCCCGGCTCGAAATACACTTCACGCTGGCCGTGACCGCGCGCTTCGATTCGATCGAGCACGGTGCGCACGAACTCCCCGATTTCCGGCGGCGTTTCGTCGTCGTACGTGATGCCGAGACCGCCGCCCACGTCGATGTGACGAATCTTCACGCCGTCCTGTTCGATCTGCTCGACCAGTTCCAGAACCTTGTCGACTGCGTCCAGATAGGGCGCGACTTCGGTGATCTGCGAGCCAATATGGCAGTCGATGCCGACCACCTCGAGATTCGCCATGGCCGCAGCCGCCTGATACGTGCCGCGCGCGTCTTCGAACGCGACGCCGAACTTGTTCGACTTCAGGCCGGTGGAAATATACGGGTGCGTCTTCGCGTCGACGTCCGGATTCACGCGCAGCGAAACAGGCGCCTTCTTGCCCATTCCAGCGGCAACTGCATTCAGGCGATCGAGCTCGGGAATCGATTCGACGTTGAAGCATTTCACGCCGGCCGCGAGCGCGTCGCGCATTTCGTCCGCGTTCTTGCCGACGCCGGAAAACACAGTGTTCTCCGCCTTGCCGCCGGCGGCCAGCACACGCGCCAGTTCGCCGCCCGACACGATGTCGAAGCCGGCGCCGAGTCGCGCGAATACGTTCAGCACCGCGAGATTGCTATTGGCCTTCACGGCAACGTGCACGCTCGCGCGACGGCCTGCGCAAGCGCCCGCGTAGGCGTTCCATGCCTCGGTGAGCGCGGCGCGCGAATACACGTACAGCGGCGTGCCGAACTGCTCGGCGAGGGAGACGGCGGACACGCCTTCGGCGTGCAGCACGCCATCGACGTAGTCAAATGCGGATCGAGTCATGCGAAAGTCTTATTGAACGGGTGTGGCGGCGGAAGCAGGCAGCGGAGCCGCCGTAGCGGATGCAGCGGAGGCGGGCGGCGCGGCGAGTTCGTTTTCCGGCGCCAACGAAAGCGGTGTGCCGGAAGTGTCCGGAACGGTGCTCATGTCGGTGGATGTGGCCGAGGCGGGTTGCGCGACGTCCGGTGTTTGCGTGCGATCGATCGGCTTGGCCGGTAGCGGCGGCACGGTGGGCAAATAGAGCGAACCGCGTTGTCCGCAGCCGGCAAGTGCACAACCTGCGAGAATGGCTAAAACCGCTACAATCGCGCGGCCGGGCGCCGCCGCGCGCATCCGA
The nucleotide sequence above comes from Paraburkholderia sp. FT54. Encoded proteins:
- the ccsB gene encoding c-type cytochrome biogenesis protein CcsB; the encoded protein is MDLTQVSQAPSSRPQKVLAGESLNIGEYDERPFLKRLGVFDWLFALAMVAGAGFALSRYHPFMNYYDKLVLCCAVPVFVVLGWRWKPVRPLMVGIAALSLLAIQIYHGDLSRADNAFFLKYFLSSQSAILWMSALFVFATVFYWIGLLSRSPTGAAIGSKMTWAAVLMGFVGLMVRWYESYLIGADVGHIPISNLYEVFVLFSLITALFYLYYEQHYNTRALGAFVLLVISAAVGFLMWYSVARDAQQIQPLVPALQSWWMKIHVPANFIGYGSFALSAMVGVAYLAKERGVLADRLPALEVLDDVMYKSIAVGFAFFTIATILGALWAAEAWGGYWSWDPKETWALIVWLNYAAWLHMRLMKGLRGAVAAWWALTGLLVTTFAFLGVNMFLSGLHSYGKL
- the msrP gene encoding protein-methionine-sulfoxide reductase catalytic subunit MsrP, whose protein sequence is MWIKRSDRIQLSGDDIARSEITPQRIFQNRRRVLQAAGAVALGGLIGVNGEALAAYTSPDPKAQKLAAKTNARFVALDKITPYKDITTYNNYYEFGTDKADPAHNAGTLRPHPWKVSVEGEIKNPKVYDIDELLKLAPLEERVYRMRCVEGWSMVIPWIGVPLAELIKRVQPTGNAKYVQFITLADPSQMPGLSTPVLDWPYSEGLRMDEAMNPLTLLTMGLYGQVLPNQNGAPVRVVVPWKYGFKSAKSLVKIRFLDKQPPTSWNTYASNEYGFYSNVNPNVDHPRWSQATERRIGEDGFFTPKRKTLMFNGYGDQVASLYQGMDLKKNF
- the msrQ gene encoding protein-methionine-sulfoxide reductase heme-binding subunit MsrQ, producing the protein MASDTQSATQTERKVPRTQASASATVPKRSAAGARWIVPVKIVVFIAAWYPLARIVLFGFTERLGANPIEFITRSTGLWTLVFLCITLAVTPLRRLTGVAAFVRFRRMLGLYAFFYATLHFTTYLWFDKWFDVAEIIKDIGKRPFITVGFAAFVLLIALAVTSPRAMVRKLGRRWQMLHRAIYAIGALAILHFWWMKAGKHDLILPKIYGAIMVALLGWRLMVWVRDRMSKTR
- the lysA gene encoding diaminopimelate decarboxylase, whose amino-acid sequence is MTRSAFDYVDGVLHAEGVSAVSLAEQFGTPLYVYSRAALTEAWNAYAGACAGRRASVHVAVKANSNLAVLNVFARLGAGFDIVSGGELARVLAAGGKAENTVFSGVGKNADEMRDALAAGVKCFNVESIPELDRLNAVAAGMGKKAPVSLRVNPDVDAKTHPYISTGLKSNKFGVAFEDARGTYQAAAAMANLEVVGIDCHIGSQITEVAPYLDAVDKVLELVEQIEQDGVKIRHIDVGGGLGITYDDETPPEIGEFVRTVLDRIEARGHGQREVYFEPGRSLVGNAGVLLTRVEFLKPGAEKNFAIVDAAMTDLARPAMYEAYHAIDPVVKRDVPAHVYDVVGPVCESGDWLGRERLLAVEPGDLLAIRSAGAYGFVMSSNYNTRPRAAEVMVDGTQVHVVRAREEVKQLFAGETILPA
- the lptM gene encoding LPS translocon maturation chaperone LptM, with amino-acid sequence MRVVTRMRAAAPGRAIVAVLAILAGCALAGCGQRGSLYLPTVPPLPAKPIDRTQTPDVAQPASATSTDMSTVPDTSGTPLSLAPENELAAPPASAASATAAPLPASAATPVQ